Proteins encoded by one window of Mycolicibacterium cosmeticum:
- a CDS encoding glutathione S-transferase family protein: MAYVNPQGEFNRDTNYITTRITADGRDGYPVEPGRYRLIVARACPWANRAIIVRRLLGLEDALSIGYCGPVHDERSWTFDLDPGGLDPVLKIPRLQDAYFKRDPDYPKGITVPAIVDIPTGAVVTNDFAQITLDLSTEWTAFHREGAPQLYPEPLRDEIDEVAQRIYTEINNGVYRCGFAGTQQAYDAAYDRLFTALDWVSERLSGQRYLVGDTITEADVRLFTTLARFDPVYHGHFKCNRSKLSEMPVLWAYARDLFQTPGFGDTIDFGQIKAHYYIVHKDINPTQIVPKGPDLSGWHTAHGREALGGRPFGDGTPPA, from the coding sequence ATGGCCTACGTGAACCCCCAGGGTGAGTTCAACCGTGACACCAACTACATCACCACCCGGATCACCGCGGATGGTCGGGACGGCTACCCCGTCGAGCCGGGCCGCTACCGGCTGATCGTGGCCAGGGCCTGCCCGTGGGCCAACCGCGCCATCATCGTGCGCCGCCTGCTGGGCCTGGAGGACGCGCTGTCCATCGGCTACTGCGGGCCCGTGCACGACGAGCGCAGCTGGACCTTCGACCTGGACCCGGGCGGGCTGGATCCGGTGCTGAAGATCCCGCGGCTGCAGGACGCCTACTTCAAGCGCGACCCCGACTACCCGAAGGGCATCACCGTGCCCGCCATCGTCGACATCCCCACCGGTGCCGTCGTCACCAACGACTTCGCGCAGATCACCCTGGACCTCTCCACCGAATGGACCGCCTTCCACCGCGAGGGCGCGCCGCAGCTGTACCCCGAGCCGCTGCGCGACGAGATCGACGAGGTGGCGCAGCGGATCTACACCGAGATCAACAACGGGGTGTACCGATGCGGATTCGCCGGCACCCAGCAGGCCTACGACGCGGCGTACGACCGGTTGTTCACCGCGCTGGACTGGGTTTCCGAAAGGCTCAGCGGGCAAAGGTATCTGGTGGGTGACACCATCACCGAGGCCGATGTCCGGCTGTTCACCACGCTGGCCCGGTTCGACCCGGTGTACCACGGGCACTTCAAGTGCAACCGGTCCAAGCTGTCCGAGATGCCGGTGCTGTGGGCCTATGCCCGTGACCTGTTCCAGACGCCCGGGTTCGGCGACACCATCGATTTCGGCCAGATCAAGGCGCACTACTACATCGTGCACAAGGACATCAACCCCACCCAGATCGTCCCGAAGGGCCCCGACCTGTCCGGTTGGCACACCGCTCACGGCCGGGAAGCGTTGGGCGGCAGGCCGTTCGGTGACGGCACCCCGCCCGCGTGA
- a CDS encoding DUF2530 domain-containing protein, giving the protein MSEDTTATPIEPPALPARLLEPVPVIIAIATGWLIAVVLAFTVPALHDWRPITVAGLGVGLLGTSIFLLQLRSARRGDRGAQRGLVD; this is encoded by the coding sequence ATGTCAGAAGACACCACCGCGACGCCGATCGAGCCGCCGGCCTTGCCGGCCCGGCTCCTGGAGCCGGTGCCGGTCATCATCGCGATCGCGACCGGCTGGCTGATCGCCGTCGTGCTGGCTTTCACCGTCCCGGCCCTGCACGACTGGCGCCCCATCACGGTCGCCGGGCTGGGTGTCGGACTGCTCGGCACCTCCATCTTCCTGCTGCAGCTGCGTTCCGCCCGCCGGGGCGACCGGGGCGCGCAGCGCGGCCTCGTCGACTGA
- a CDS encoding Rv0880 family HTH-type transcriptional regulator has protein sequence MTDVDSRLSSDLSLAVIRLARQLRFRRPDSPVSLSQLSALATVAKEGPMTPGALAIRERVRPPSMTRVIASLVDLGFIDRTAHPDDRRQVLVSVSPAGVDLIEAERKASREWLQQRLAELTAEQRQTLLEAADLMLAIVDEGPAN, from the coding sequence GTGACAGACGTCGACTCCAGGTTGTCGAGCGATCTGTCGCTGGCCGTGATCAGGTTGGCCCGGCAGCTGCGGTTCCGCCGTCCCGACTCACCGGTCTCGTTGTCGCAGCTCTCGGCGCTGGCCACGGTGGCCAAGGAAGGGCCGATGACGCCGGGCGCGCTGGCCATCCGGGAACGTGTCCGCCCGCCGTCGATGACGCGGGTGATCGCGTCACTGGTCGACCTGGGCTTCATCGACCGCACCGCGCATCCCGACGACCGGCGGCAGGTGCTGGTGTCGGTGTCGCCCGCCGGCGTCGACCTGATCGAGGCCGAACGCAAGGCCAGCCGGGAATGGCTGCAGCAGCGGCTGGCCGAGCTGACCGCCGAGCAACGCCAGACCCTGCTGGAGGCCGCCGACCTCATGCTGGCGATCGTGGACGAAGGCCCGGCGAACTGA
- a CDS encoding cold-shock protein codes for MPTGKVKWYDAEKGFGFLSQEDGEDVYVRSSALPSGVEGLKAGQKVEFGLAAGRRGPQALSVKLIDPPPSLSRTRREAAAAEHKHTPDELHGMIGDLITLLENTIQPELRKGKYPDRKVARRVSEVVKAVARELDA; via the coding sequence GTGCCGACCGGCAAGGTTAAGTGGTACGACGCCGAGAAGGGCTTCGGCTTCCTGTCCCAGGAGGACGGCGAGGACGTCTACGTCCGGTCGTCGGCGCTGCCTTCGGGCGTCGAGGGGCTCAAGGCCGGGCAGAAGGTCGAGTTCGGTCTGGCTGCCGGGCGCCGCGGTCCGCAGGCGCTGAGCGTCAAGCTCATCGACCCGCCGCCCAGCCTGTCCCGGACGCGCCGCGAGGCCGCCGCCGCCGAACACAAGCACACCCCCGACGAACTGCACGGCATGATCGGTGACCTCATCACGCTGCTGGAGAACACCATCCAGCCCGAGCTGCGTAAGGGTAAGTACCCCGACCGCAAGGTGGCCCGGCGGGTGTCCGAGGTCGTCAAGGCCGTCGCCCGCGAGCTCGACGCCTGA
- a CDS encoding SRPBCC family protein — protein sequence MGSPLLQAQIDIDAPVSTVWALISDLRRMPQWSPQCRAMKVLGRTRVGAKAINVNRRNNMFWPTTCTITELEPERALAFRVDFNAMRWSYELQTLDGGGTRVIESRRAPEGFKTVPTMLVDKFMGGVPGFERELLAGMNASLQRIKTAAEGAGR from the coding sequence ATGGGTTCGCCTCTGCTGCAAGCACAGATCGACATCGACGCACCGGTGTCCACGGTGTGGGCACTGATCTCGGACCTGCGCCGGATGCCACAGTGGAGCCCGCAGTGCCGGGCCATGAAGGTGCTCGGGCGCACCCGGGTGGGCGCCAAGGCGATCAACGTCAACCGGCGCAACAACATGTTCTGGCCGACCACGTGCACCATCACCGAGCTGGAACCCGAGCGCGCGCTGGCCTTCCGCGTCGATTTCAACGCCATGCGGTGGAGCTACGAACTGCAAACCCTCGACGGCGGCGGCACCCGGGTGATCGAGAGCCGCCGGGCGCCCGAGGGCTTCAAGACCGTGCCCACCATGCTCGTCGACAAGTTCATGGGCGGCGTGCCCGGCTTCGAGCGGGAGCTGCTGGCCGGCATGAACGCTTCGCTGCAGCGGATCAAGACCGCCGCGGAGGGCGCCGGACGCTAG
- a CDS encoding transglycosylase family protein, whose amino-acid sequence MSGRHRKPTSSSVSVAKIAVTGAVLGGGSLALAGQAGAATDGQWDQVARCESGGNWAINTGNGYQGGLQFSPGTWSSHGGGEYAPAAHLATKEEQIAVAERVLASQGKGAWPVCGRGLGAASPRNVVNDAPQALDNPIDNPGVNGELPPPPAPEPAPFDALAAPLPDAPPPPPAPEPLPPAPEAAPAVPVDAVLPAPAPAPADLPPAPVDAAPLDAPVPPPAPEPVPAPADIVAVDHVVPASPADVVPAPPADVVPAPADAVPAPVDPAAQPVIQAASWDAAPAPADQPQVWALHGAPLPQDPVLPTPAPAPAPAPAPADAPIAAPAPDPLAPVAAVNIPQPAYDVANQAVSGQLPTPADGVPHLISPENLPPGSTMDPNAVPNESPNVSYLRQLWHAVQNQDITGKDALIAITTQRSMNSPIPEDIPAPPNAPAAAPGPAPAPLLPTP is encoded by the coding sequence ATGAGTGGACGGCACCGCAAGCCCACGTCATCCTCAGTCAGCGTCGCCAAGATCGCCGTCACCGGCGCGGTCCTCGGCGGCGGAAGCCTCGCTCTGGCCGGTCAGGCCGGCGCCGCCACCGACGGCCAGTGGGACCAGGTCGCCCGCTGTGAATCCGGTGGCAACTGGGCGATCAACACGGGCAACGGTTACCAGGGCGGGTTGCAGTTCTCGCCGGGCACGTGGTCCTCGCACGGTGGCGGTGAGTACGCCCCGGCCGCGCACCTGGCCACCAAGGAAGAGCAGATCGCCGTCGCCGAGCGTGTCCTGGCCAGCCAGGGCAAGGGCGCGTGGCCGGTTTGCGGCCGCGGCCTCGGCGCCGCGAGCCCGCGCAATGTGGTGAACGATGCCCCGCAGGCGCTGGACAACCCGATCGACAACCCCGGCGTCAACGGTGAACTCCCGCCGCCGCCCGCTCCCGAGCCGGCCCCCTTCGACGCGCTCGCCGCGCCGCTGCCCGACGCCCCGCCCCCGCCACCGGCCCCCGAGCCGCTGCCGCCGGCCCCCGAGGCCGCTCCCGCCGTCCCCGTCGACGCGGTGCTGCCCGCTCCCGCGCCCGCGCCGGCCGATCTGCCCCCGGCCCCCGTCGACGCCGCCCCGCTGGACGCCCCGGTGCCTCCGCCGGCTCCCGAGCCCGTCCCGGCTCCCGCCGATATCGTCGCCGTCGACCACGTCGTCCCGGCCTCTCCGGCCGATGTCGTTCCGGCCCCGCCGGCCGATGTCGTCCCGGCCCCGGCCGATGCCGTGCCGGCTCCCGTCGATCCGGCCGCCCAGCCCGTCATCCAGGCCGCCAGCTGGGACGCCGCTCCCGCGCCGGCCGACCAGCCGCAGGTGTGGGCCCTGCACGGGGCCCCGCTGCCGCAGGACCCGGTCCTGCCGACCCCGGCGCCCGCCCCGGCCCCGGCGCCCGCCCCTGCGGATGCCCCGATCGCGGCACCCGCGCCCGATCCGCTGGCCCCGGTCGCTGCCGTCAACATCCCGCAGCCGGCCTACGACGTCGCCAACCAGGCGGTCTCCGGTCAGCTGCCCACGCCGGCCGACGGTGTGCCGCACCTGATCAGCCCCGAGAACCTGCCGCCGGGGTCGACGATGGATCCCAACGCGGTCCCCAACGAGAGCCCGAACGTCAGCTACCTGCGCCAGCTCTGGCATGCCGTGCAGAACCAGGACATCACCGGCAAGGATGCGCTGATCGCCATCACCACGCAGCGGTCGATGAACAGCCCCATCCCGGAGGACATCCCGGCTCCGCCGAACGCCCCGGCTGCGGCTCCCGGCCCGGCTCCGGCCCCGCTGCTGCCGACGCCGTAA
- a CDS encoding YccF domain-containing protein has translation MRLVLNIVWLIFGGLWLALGYLLAALICFVLIITIPFGFAALRIALYALWPFGYTVVDKPGVRPGALIGNIIWLIVAGIWLAIGHVVSAIAMAITIIGIPLALANLKMIPVSLMPLGKEIVPVDAKRVV, from the coding sequence ATGCGACTGGTCCTGAATATCGTCTGGTTGATCTTCGGTGGGCTGTGGCTGGCGCTGGGCTATCTCCTCGCGGCGCTGATCTGCTTCGTGCTCATCATCACCATCCCGTTCGGCTTCGCCGCGCTGCGCATCGCGCTGTACGCGCTGTGGCCGTTCGGCTACACCGTCGTCGACAAGCCCGGGGTCCGTCCCGGCGCGCTGATCGGCAACATCATCTGGCTCATCGTGGCCGGGATCTGGCTGGCGATCGGGCATGTGGTGAGCGCCATCGCGATGGCCATCACCATCATCGGCATCCCGCTGGCGCTGGCCAATCTGAAGATGATCCCGGTGTCGCTGATGCCGCTGGGTAAAGAGATCGTGCCGGTCGACGCGAAGCGGGTGGTCTGA
- a CDS encoding MoaD/ThiS family protein, which produces MTVTVTVRYFAAARAAAGTETETLHLQKGLTLDGLVRQLSARGPELAKVLARCSFLCDEVAVRDRGRPLETNQTVDVLPPFAGG; this is translated from the coding sequence ATGACCGTGACGGTGACCGTGCGCTATTTCGCCGCGGCCCGGGCCGCTGCCGGAACCGAGACCGAAACGTTGCACCTGCAAAAAGGCTTGACGTTGGACGGGCTGGTGCGGCAACTGTCCGCCCGCGGCCCGGAACTGGCGAAAGTGCTGGCACGCTGCTCGTTCCTGTGCGACGAGGTCGCGGTGCGCGACCGCGGCAGGCCGCTGGAAACAAACCAGACGGTCGATGTGTTACCCCCGTTCGCCGGCGGATAG
- a CDS encoding MFS transporter, protein MANYPSDGDIGRRKHPPSGPSANRWLPPLDDESARRRTEPPPRARSGVGSSAGEKVTVTRAAAQRSREMGTKMYDLVHRAATADGADKSGLTALTWPVVASSAVDAAMAVALANTLFFAAASGESKSKVALYLLITIAPFAIIAPLIGPALDRLQHGRRVALAMSFALRTVLAVVLIGNYDGATGSYPSWVLYPCALGMMVLSKSFSVLRSAVTPRVLPPTIDLVRVNSRLTMFSLLGGTMAGGAIAAGAEYLLNMAKLPGALYVLVAVTVAGAVLSMRIPKWVEVTAGEVPTTLSYHGGETEALRRPAKERQPLGRNIITSLWGNCTIKAMVGFLFLYPAFVAKSHGDGGWEQLRILGLIGAAAGVGNFVGNFTAARLKLGRPALLVTRAAIAVTLMALAAAVTGNLLVAAVATLVTSGASAIAKASLDASLQDDLPEKSRASAFGRSESLLQLAWVAGGATGVLIYPQLWVGFTTITAVLILGLAQTLVSYNGASLIPGFGGNRPVLAETEGGPLAAPVGRR, encoded by the coding sequence ATGGCCAACTACCCCAGCGACGGTGATATCGGCCGGCGCAAGCATCCGCCGTCCGGACCGAGCGCCAACCGGTGGCTGCCCCCGCTGGACGACGAGTCGGCCCGGCGACGGACCGAACCGCCGCCGCGGGCCCGGTCCGGGGTGGGATCGTCGGCCGGCGAGAAGGTCACCGTCACCCGCGCCGCCGCCCAGCGCAGCCGCGAGATGGGCACCAAGATGTACGACCTGGTGCACCGGGCCGCCACCGCCGACGGTGCCGACAAATCCGGGCTGACGGCACTCACCTGGCCGGTGGTGGCCAGCTCGGCGGTCGACGCGGCGATGGCGGTGGCGTTGGCCAACACCCTGTTCTTCGCGGCGGCCTCCGGCGAGAGCAAGAGCAAGGTGGCCCTGTACCTGCTCATCACGATCGCGCCGTTCGCCATCATCGCGCCGCTGATCGGCCCGGCGCTGGACCGTCTGCAACACGGCCGCCGGGTGGCGCTGGCCATGTCGTTCGCGCTGCGCACCGTGCTGGCCGTGGTGTTGATCGGCAACTACGACGGCGCCACCGGAAGCTACCCGTCCTGGGTGCTCTACCCCTGTGCGCTCGGGATGATGGTGCTGTCCAAGAGTTTCTCGGTGCTGCGCAGTGCCGTCACCCCGCGGGTGCTGCCGCCCACGATCGACCTGGTGCGGGTGAACTCGCGGCTGACCATGTTCAGCCTGCTGGGCGGCACCATGGCCGGCGGGGCGATCGCCGCCGGTGCCGAATACCTGCTCAACATGGCCAAGCTGCCCGGCGCGCTGTACGTGCTGGTCGCGGTGACCGTGGCCGGGGCGGTGCTGTCGATGCGTATCCCGAAGTGGGTCGAGGTGACCGCCGGTGAGGTGCCCACCACGTTGAGCTATCACGGCGGTGAGACCGAGGCGCTGCGCCGGCCGGCCAAGGAGCGCCAACCGCTGGGCCGCAACATCATCACCTCGCTGTGGGGCAACTGCACCATCAAGGCGATGGTCGGTTTCCTGTTCCTGTACCCGGCGTTCGTCGCGAAATCGCACGGCGACGGCGGCTGGGAGCAGTTGCGCATCCTGGGCCTGATCGGTGCGGCGGCCGGTGTCGGCAACTTCGTCGGCAACTTCACCGCCGCCCGGCTCAAACTCGGCAGGCCCGCCCTGCTGGTCACCCGCGCCGCCATCGCGGTGACGTTGATGGCGCTGGCCGCCGCCGTCACGGGCAACCTGTTGGTGGCCGCGGTGGCCACCTTGGTCACCTCCGGTGCCAGCGCCATCGCCAAGGCCTCGCTGGACGCGTCGCTGCAGGACGACCTGCCGGAGAAATCCCGGGCGTCGGCCTTCGGCCGGTCGGAGTCGCTGTTGCAGCTGGCGTGGGTGGCCGGCGGAGCGACCGGCGTGCTCATCTATCCGCAGCTGTGGGTCGGGTTCACTACGATCACGGCCGTGTTGATTCTCGGTCTGGCCCAGACACTGGTGAGCTACAACGGTGCGTCCCTGATACCCGGCTTCGGCGGTAACCGCCCGGTGCTCGCCGAGACCGAGGGCGGCCCGTTGGCCGCTCCGGTGGGGCGCCGATGA
- a CDS encoding DUF2771 domain-containing protein, with protein sequence MKRIAAVLLAVALVASVGTGLLVWQLSRHADTGFPEISAYSHGASVRVGPYRFCPVLDLDNCEIPETTGDLAVNSRNPVQLSVPSAIARAPWWLLRGYEDAPTPVVSEFRPGTTLAVTIPTVDARFGRLTGFAVQLPTLVRDEAGNEFPLPHAEWSVRTVWN encoded by the coding sequence ATGAAGCGCATCGCCGCGGTGCTGCTGGCGGTGGCACTGGTCGCCTCGGTGGGCACCGGCCTGCTGGTGTGGCAGCTCAGCCGCCACGCCGATACCGGCTTCCCGGAGATCAGCGCCTACTCGCATGGTGCTTCGGTGCGCGTCGGACCCTACCGCTTCTGCCCGGTGCTGGATCTGGACAACTGCGAAATCCCGGAAACCACAGGCGATTTGGCGGTTAATTCGCGAAACCCGGTGCAGCTGTCGGTGCCGTCGGCGATCGCGCGGGCACCGTGGTGGCTGCTGCGGGGTTACGAGGACGCGCCCACGCCCGTCGTCTCGGAGTTCCGGCCCGGCACGACGCTGGCGGTCACCATCCCCACCGTCGACGCCCGGTTCGGCAGGCTGACCGGATTCGCCGTGCAGCTGCCGACGTTGGTGCGCGACGAGGCCGGCAACGAGTTCCCGCTGCCGCACGCCGAGTGGTCGGTGCGCACGGTCTGGAATTAG
- a CDS encoding DUF2537 domain-containing protein: MSGDSTPPRGTAQPWGTGLTVAGFVAALTAAAIVVLSVGLTRVHPLLAIGLNLVAVGGLAPTVWGWRARPVWRWFVLGSGVGVAIGWLALIALLVSR; the protein is encoded by the coding sequence ATGTCCGGCGACAGCACGCCACCGCGGGGGACGGCGCAGCCCTGGGGCACCGGGCTGACCGTCGCCGGATTCGTCGCGGCACTGACCGCGGCCGCCATCGTCGTTCTCAGCGTCGGTCTGACGCGGGTACACCCACTGCTTGCCATCGGGCTGAACCTGGTGGCGGTCGGCGGTCTGGCGCCCACGGTATGGGGCTGGCGGGCCCGGCCCGTGTGGCGCTGGTTCGTGCTGGGATCCGGGGTCGGGGTGGCCATCGGCTGGTTGGCGCTGATCGCGTTGCTCGTCAGTCGGTGA
- the sepH gene encoding septation protein SepH: protein MRELKVVGLDVDGKRLICEAADAGEKFVIRVDNRLRAAVRGDKATSNQTQIEVEVPTTLRPKEIQSRIRAGASVEQVAAITGADIDRVQRFANPVLLERARAAELATAAHPILADGPAVLTLLETVTSALISRGLDPDSTTWDAWRNEDGRWTVQLSWKAGRSDLQAHFRFTPGSHGGTVTAFDERAAELIDPNFSRPLRPVAPVAQLDFEPAPAPAPAPAVIPEPAPAPAAQTVAPTEEPEPQQPAEPAPKPARSRKARATVPAWEDVLLGVRSGTQHR, encoded by the coding sequence ATGCGCGAACTCAAGGTCGTCGGGCTGGACGTGGACGGCAAGCGGCTGATCTGCGAGGCGGCGGACGCCGGCGAGAAATTCGTCATCCGGGTGGACAACCGGTTGCGTGCCGCCGTGCGCGGCGACAAGGCCACCTCCAACCAAACCCAGATCGAGGTCGAGGTACCGACGACGTTGCGCCCCAAGGAAATTCAGTCCCGTATCCGTGCGGGCGCATCGGTCGAGCAGGTCGCGGCGATCACCGGCGCCGATATCGACCGGGTGCAGCGGTTCGCCAACCCGGTGCTGCTGGAGCGCGCCCGTGCCGCGGAGCTGGCCACCGCCGCGCACCCTATCCTGGCCGACGGACCCGCGGTGCTGACGCTGTTGGAAACCGTGACGTCGGCGCTCATCTCGCGCGGCCTCGACCCCGACTCGACCACCTGGGACGCCTGGCGCAACGAGGACGGCCGGTGGACGGTGCAGCTGTCGTGGAAGGCCGGCCGGTCGGACCTGCAGGCGCATTTCCGGTTCACCCCCGGTTCGCACGGCGGCACGGTGACGGCGTTCGACGAGCGGGCGGCCGAACTGATCGACCCGAACTTCAGCCGCCCGCTGCGGCCGGTGGCCCCGGTGGCGCAGCTGGATTTCGAGCCCGCGCCTGCCCCGGCTCCCGCCCCGGCGGTGATCCCGGAGCCGGCACCGGCTCCGGCCGCGCAGACCGTCGCGCCGACCGAAGAACCCGAGCCGCAGCAGCCCGCCGAACCGGCACCCAAGCCCGCCCGCAGCCGTAAGGCCCGCGCCACGGTGCCGGCGTGGGAGGACGTGCTGCTGGGCGTGCGCTCCGGCACGCAACACCGCTGA
- a CDS encoding DUF3027 domain-containing protein, whose translation MDTGTDTVADLTDQAEPQAQPAPELEALLLGAVEPARAAIEEFSGADAVGEYLGAVFDDQTAATHRFLAVLPGYQGWQWAVVVAGYPGADHVTISEVVLVPGPTALLAPQWVPWEERVRPGDLSPGDLLAPPADDPRLVPGYLASGDDELDEVAAEIGLGRRQVLSLEGRLDAAQRWHDGEFGPGSAMARATRRVCRDCGFYLPLAGSLGTVFGVCANEMSADGRVVDSEYGCGAHSDTPAPAGTGSPLYDPYDDGVLELAEIAASSAGPADPESPEGSAGPAGS comes from the coding sequence ATGGACACAGGAACCGACACCGTCGCCGATCTCACCGACCAGGCAGAACCGCAGGCGCAGCCCGCACCCGAACTTGAGGCGTTGCTGCTCGGTGCGGTCGAGCCCGCCCGCGCCGCGATCGAGGAGTTCAGCGGTGCCGACGCCGTCGGCGAATACCTGGGCGCGGTGTTCGACGACCAGACCGCCGCCACCCATCGCTTCCTCGCGGTGCTGCCCGGCTACCAGGGCTGGCAGTGGGCGGTGGTGGTGGCCGGTTATCCCGGCGCCGACCACGTGACCATCAGCGAGGTGGTGCTGGTGCCCGGCCCGACCGCGCTGCTCGCGCCGCAGTGGGTGCCGTGGGAGGAGCGGGTGCGCCCCGGCGACCTGAGCCCCGGTGATCTGCTGGCCCCGCCGGCCGACGACCCGCGCCTGGTGCCCGGATACCTGGCCAGCGGCGACGACGAGCTGGACGAGGTGGCCGCCGAGATCGGTCTGGGTCGCCGCCAGGTACTCAGCCTGGAAGGCCGGCTCGACGCCGCGCAGCGCTGGCATGACGGCGAGTTCGGTCCCGGGTCGGCGATGGCGCGCGCCACTCGGCGGGTGTGCCGGGACTGCGGGTTCTATCTGCCGCTGGCCGGTTCGCTGGGCACCGTGTTCGGCGTGTGCGCCAACGAGATGTCCGCCGACGGCCGGGTGGTCGACAGCGAGTACGGCTGCGGCGCGCATTCGGACACCCCCGCCCCGGCCGGTACCGGTTCGCCGCTGTACGACCCGTACGACGACGGGGTGCTGGAACTCGCGGAGATCGCGGCCAGCAGTGCCGGCCCGGCAGATCCGGAGAGCCCGGAAGGCTCTGCCGGCCCCGCCGGCTCCTAG
- a CDS encoding TrmH family RNA methyltransferase, with protein MIAEGVLVVQRMLASRFTPRAMLGTDRRLSELAADLAGVDVPYYRASAEVMAEAIGFHLNRGVLAAAPRPAELTVAEVLAGARTVAVLEGVNDHENLGSIFRNAAGLDVDAVLFGTGCADPLYRRAVRVSMGHALLVPYAWAPSWPGELNTLRDNGFRVLAMTPNPAAATLAEAMSGLADDKVAILVGAEGPGLTEHTMRAADVRVRIPMTRGTDSLNVATAAALAFYERARVS; from the coding sequence GTGATCGCGGAGGGTGTGCTGGTGGTGCAGCGCATGCTGGCGTCCCGGTTCACGCCGCGGGCCATGCTGGGCACCGATCGCCGGTTGAGCGAGCTGGCCGCTGATCTGGCGGGCGTGGACGTGCCGTACTACCGGGCCAGTGCCGAGGTGATGGCCGAGGCGATCGGCTTCCATCTCAATCGCGGTGTGCTGGCCGCCGCGCCGCGCCCGGCCGAGCTGACGGTCGCCGAGGTGCTGGCCGGCGCCCGCACCGTCGCGGTGCTCGAAGGCGTCAACGACCACGAGAACCTCGGGTCCATCTTCCGCAACGCCGCCGGGTTGGACGTGGACGCCGTGCTGTTCGGCACCGGCTGTGCCGACCCGCTGTACCGGCGGGCGGTGCGCGTGTCGATGGGGCATGCCCTGCTGGTGCCCTACGCGTGGGCGCCCTCTTGGCCGGGCGAGCTGAACACTTTGCGGGACAACGGTTTCCGTGTGCTGGCGATGACCCCGAATCCGGCCGCCGCGACGCTGGCCGAGGCGATGTCGGGACTGGCCGACGACAAGGTGGCCATCCTGGTGGGAGCCGAGGGGCCGGGCCTGACCGAGCACACCATGCGGGCCGCCGACGTGCGGGTGCGCATCCCGATGACGCGTGGCACCGACTCGCTGAACGTCGCGACGGCCGCCGCGCTGGCGTTCTACGAGCGGGCTAGGGTGAGCTGA
- the moaA gene encoding GTP 3',8-cyclase MoaA, translated as MTVTALGLPTLGTRPGMPASGPLLDTYGRIATDLRVSLTDRCNLRCTYCMPAEGLDWLPGSQLLSAAELSRLLRIAVTRLGITNVRFTGGEPLVSRNLEEVITAAAALTPRPTIAMTTNGIGLAARAAGLKRAGLDRVNVSLDTVDRAHFTEITRRDRLDDVLAGLAGAAAAGLAPVKVNAVLDPRTGLDDVVPLLRFCLEHDYQLRIIEQMPLDAGHEWSRDRAISADTVLDTLRRHFDLRPDPAPRGSAPAALWRVDGGAATVGIIASVSEAFCGACDRTRLTADGQVRSCLFSTAETDLRGLLRDGADDDEIEAAWRRTMWAKPAGHGINDPSFVQPARPMSAIGG; from the coding sequence GTGACGGTCACCGCACTCGGCCTGCCCACGCTGGGCACCCGGCCGGGCATGCCCGCCAGCGGACCGCTGCTGGACACCTACGGCCGGATCGCCACCGATCTGCGGGTGTCGCTGACCGACCGGTGCAATCTGCGCTGTACCTATTGCATGCCTGCTGAGGGACTCGACTGGCTGCCGGGTAGCCAGCTGCTCAGCGCCGCCGAACTGAGCCGGTTGCTGCGGATCGCCGTCACCCGGCTCGGGATCACCAATGTCCGCTTCACCGGCGGTGAGCCGCTGGTGTCCCGGAATCTGGAAGAGGTGATCACGGCGGCCGCCGCGTTGACCCCACGCCCGACGATCGCCATGACGACGAACGGCATCGGACTGGCGGCGCGGGCCGCGGGGCTCAAGCGCGCCGGACTGGACCGGGTCAACGTCTCCCTGGACACCGTCGACCGCGCGCATTTCACCGAGATCACCCGCCGCGACCGCCTCGACGACGTGCTGGCCGGGCTGGCCGGGGCGGCGGCCGCCGGCCTGGCGCCGGTGAAGGTGAATGCGGTGCTGGATCCGCGCACCGGCCTGGACGACGTGGTGCCGCTGCTGCGGTTCTGCCTGGAACACGACTATCAGCTGCGGATCATCGAGCAGATGCCCCTGGACGCCGGACATGAGTGGAGCCGGGACCGGGCCATCAGCGCCGACACGGTGTTGGACACCCTGCGCCGGCATTTCGATCTGCGGCCGGATCCCGCACCGCGGGGGTCGGCGCCGGCGGCGCTGTGGCGGGTGGACGGCGGCGCGGCCACCGTCGGGATCATCGCGTCGGTGTCCGAGGCGTTCTGCGGTGCGTGCGACCGGACCAGGCTGACCGCCGACGGGCAGGTCCGCAGCTGTCTGTTCTCCACCGCCGAGACCGACCTGCGCGGGCTGCTGCGCGACGGCGCCGACGACGACGAGATCGAGGCGGCGTGGCGCCGCACGATGTGGGCCAAACCGGCCGGGCACGGCATCAACGATCCGAGCTTCGTCCAGCCCGCCCGACCGATGAGCGCGATCGGCGGCTGA